GGTGCCAGGTCATCATAGGCCGAGCCGACCTCCAGTCGAAGATCTGGATAGGCGGCTTTTGCCTGCGCGATCCCCTCGCTCGATACGTCGACCCCTGAAACATTGAAGCCCTGGCGTGCGAAGTGGTGTGCGACTGAACCGTTTCCGCACCCGAGGTCGAACAATCGCCTTGCTCCGCCTTGGCTCTCCGCGTGACGTTTGACCTCTTCGTCGACCGCTGGCAGCAGATACGCGTGCGAGCAGTTCTGTCCACTGCCCTCGTATTTGTAACCACTTATCTCGTCAACTTGCTTCATCACAACTGCCTCCAGACGAGGATTCCCCCAATACACGATCTCCGAGGTAGGACGCAGGGTTCCCCCCCACAATTGCCCAATCCGGCACGTCCTTGAACGCGGCCGCCCGGGCGCCTACCACGGCGCCCTCGCCGACCGTGACGCCGGGGCCGATGAACGCCTCGGCGCAGACCCACGCCTGCGGGCCAATCGTGATCGGCGGCCGCAGCAGCGGCAGCGCCGGGTCGCGGTGGTCGTGCGTGCCGGCGCACAGGTGGGCCCGGTGCGAGATGGTGGCCCGGTCGCCGATGCTCACCGGCCCCAGGTTGTACACCAGCGCGTCCTCGCCTATGGCCGCGCCGTCGCCGACGCTCAGCATCCAGGGGTAGTACACGATGGCCGTCGGGTACACGTGCACGTCGCGGCCCACCCGAGCGCCCAGCCGCCGCAGCAGCCACCGCCGCCACGCGAAGCAGGGCCGCGGGCTGTAGCGGAACAGCGGCTTCGCCAGCCCCCACACGACCCGCAGCAGCAGCTCGCCACGCGAGTACTTGACCGCGCGGCGGTTCTCGGCGATGTCAAGCTCGGGGGGCACGGGGGTTGGTGGGGGGTGGCTAGTGGCTGGTGGTTGGTGGGGGGCAGGCGGGGTACCTCGAGGGATGGCTCAAAAACAACTTCCTCATTGCATCCCTCTCCCCCAAGGAGGGAGAGGCAAGGTGAGGGGGTGAAAAAAAATCGCGGAAGTTGTTTTTGAGTCAGCCAGAAGCTCGGGAGGGGAGGATCTTCGGCGCGGGACTTTTGTCCCGGTTGGCGACTTTTGTCCCT
This genomic interval from Posidoniimonas corsicana contains the following:
- a CDS encoding putative colanic acid biosynthesis acetyltransferase: MPPELDIAENRRAVKYSRGELLLRVVWGLAKPLFRYSPRPCFAWRRWLLRRLGARVGRDVHVYPTAIVYYPWMLSVGDGAAIGEDALVYNLGPVSIGDRATISHRAHLCAGTHDHRDPALPLLRPPITIGPQAWVCAEAFIGPGVTVGEGAVVGARAAAFKDVPDWAIVGGNPASYLGDRVLGESSSGGSCDEAS